The nucleotide sequence CGCCAAAACGCTCACCTGCTCCTCGCTCGTGTTCTGCGGCGGCAAGGACCACATCGCGACGCCTGCCATCCAGGGCCCGCTCTGGCAGAGCTTCCTCGCCAATGGCCACCTCGTCGAGTGGCATTTCTTCTCGGACGCCAACCACGGCTTCCGCCACCCCGACAACGCGGGCTTCCAGCCGCACTACGCCGACCTGACATGGCCGCTCGTCACCGACTTCCTGCAGCGCACGGTGTGATCAAGGAGGCGACCACCATGCCCATCACGATGCGCCAAGTTGGCCCTTGCTTCGCCGCCGAAGTGGACGGTATCGACATGACCAGGCCGCTCTCGGCCGAGCAGGTCGACGCCATTCATGCCGGCATGGATCGCTACGCCGTGCTGGTCTTCCACGACCAGCAGATCAACGACGAGCAGCAGCTCGCCTTCACGCGCAGCCTGGGAGAGATCGAGCACGCGATCGGCACGGGCCTTCGCGGGCCGGAAGCGCAACGGCTGCCGACGACCTTCGCCGACGTGTCCAATCTCGACAAGGACAACAAGGTCTTCGCGCGGGATGACCGCCCGAGGCTGTTCGGCCTCGGCAACCGGCTCTGGCATTCCGACAGCTCGTTCAAGGTAGTCCC is from Candidatus Methylomirabilota bacterium and encodes:
- a CDS encoding dienelactone hydrolase family protein; the encoded protein is EAWRYLIDRMGSDPKRTGAIGHCMGGRLLIPFAADNPALRAIVLYYPSVRDEPESPHQPRHAFHLAKTLTCSSLVFCGGKDHIATPAIQGPLWQSFLANGHLVEWHFFSDANHGFRHPDNAGFQPHYADLTWPLVTDFLQRTV